One segment of Xanthomonas oryzae pv. oryzae DNA contains the following:
- a CDS encoding phosphatidate cytidylyltransferase, which produces MTKTRVIAALIMAPLAICAIVLLPSQWLAALAAVLFLTGLWEWLKLSGIDDSLPRTVLLMLNLLLMVLMVWASAGSMVLFQIASLVGVAWWLLALLWLRFFTFGADHCNGQARALKLAAGTLAVLPAWAALVLLHASPDKGNLWLLTSLTTVWAADSGAYFAGRAFGKHKLAPRVSPNKTIEGLLGGMLAGIAVACAFGWLAGLTLAHVPQLMLVSALAVLASVLGDLFESLLKRHAGAKDSGTLIPGHGGVLDRIDGVLAALPVFALGKEILGF; this is translated from the coding sequence ATGACCAAGACTCGCGTGATTGCCGCGCTGATCATGGCGCCGCTCGCGATTTGCGCGATCGTGCTGCTGCCTAGTCAATGGCTGGCAGCGCTGGCAGCGGTCCTGTTCCTGACCGGCCTGTGGGAATGGCTCAAGCTTTCCGGCATCGACGACAGCCTGCCGCGCACCGTGCTGCTGATGCTCAACCTGCTGCTGATGGTGCTGATGGTATGGGCCTCGGCCGGCTCCATGGTGCTGTTTCAGATTGCGTCGCTCGTGGGCGTGGCGTGGTGGTTGCTGGCGCTGCTGTGGCTGCGCTTTTTCACCTTCGGCGCCGATCATTGCAACGGCCAGGCACGTGCGCTCAAGCTGGCCGCCGGCACCCTGGCGGTCCTGCCGGCCTGGGCGGCGCTGGTGCTGCTGCATGCCAGCCCGGACAAAGGCAACCTGTGGCTGCTGACATCGCTGACCACGGTGTGGGCGGCCGACTCCGGTGCGTACTTCGCCGGCCGCGCGTTCGGCAAGCACAAGCTGGCGCCGCGGGTCAGCCCCAACAAGACCATCGAAGGCCTGCTCGGCGGGATGCTTGCCGGCATTGCGGTGGCCTGCGCGTTCGGCTGGCTGGCCGGGCTGACGCTGGCGCATGTGCCGCAGCTGATGCTGGTTTCCGCGCTGGCGGTGCTGGCATCGGTGCTCGGCGACCTGTTCGAGAGCCTGCTCAAGCGCCACGCCGGTGCCAAGGACTCAGGCACGCTGATTCCCGGC
- the uppS gene encoding polyprenyl diphosphate synthase, which translates to MHPVPPVADVPRHIAIIMDGNGRWAQRRRRPRVIGHRAGARAVNRTIDFCLEKGVSALTLFAFSSENWGRPQDEVDALMKLFLHALDREVGELQRRGVQVRFIGDRSRFAAPLRDRMAGAERSTAANARLVLSIAASYGGRQDIATAARALAEDVAAGRLQPEQIDEALLSSRVALADLPAPDLFIRTGGDTRISNFLLWQLAYTELWFTETLWPEFDAGVMQQALDDYAGRERRFGLTSAQIADKATETSSA; encoded by the coding sequence ATGCATCCAGTCCCTCCTGTCGCAGACGTGCCGCGCCACATTGCCATCATCATGGATGGCAACGGACGTTGGGCGCAGCGTCGGCGGCGTCCGCGCGTGATCGGCCACCGCGCCGGTGCGCGCGCGGTCAATCGCACGATCGATTTCTGCCTGGAAAAAGGCGTGTCGGCGCTCACCCTGTTCGCGTTCTCCAGCGAAAACTGGGGCCGTCCGCAGGATGAGGTCGATGCGCTGATGAAGCTCTTCCTGCATGCGCTCGACCGCGAGGTTGGAGAACTGCAGCGGCGTGGCGTGCAGGTGCGCTTCATCGGCGACCGCAGCCGCTTCGCCGCACCGTTGCGCGATCGCATGGCCGGCGCCGAGCGTAGCACCGCCGCCAATGCGCGGCTGGTGCTGAGCATCGCAGCCAGTTACGGCGGCCGCCAGGACATCGCCACGGCTGCCCGCGCATTGGCCGAAGACGTCGCTGCCGGCCGTTTGCAGCCGGAGCAGATCGACGAAGCGCTGCTGTCCAGCCGTGTGGCCCTGGCCGACCTGCCCGCGCCGGATCTGTTCATCCGCACCGGTGGCGACACCCGCATCAGCAATTTCCTGCTGTGGCAGCTGGCCTACACCGAACTGTGGTTCACCGAAACCCTGTGGCCGGAGTTCGATGCCGGCGTAATGCAGCAAGCGCTGGACGACTATGCCGGGCGCGAACGCCGCTTCGGCCTGACCAGTGCACAGATCGCCGACAAGGCGACGGAGACGTCCTCCGCATGA
- the frr gene encoding ribosome recycling factor yields MLTQIKQDAQTRMTKSIDALRHSLTTVRTGRASPALLDGIKVKAYGTDTPLNQVASISVSEGRSLVISLFDKGMIKDVEKAIYASDLGLTPTVVGTVIRLNLPPLTEERRKELSKSVHGEGEDSKVAIRNIRRDANQQVKDLLKDKAVTEDEARGAEDDIQKLTDKAIKDVDEVVKAKEQELMTV; encoded by the coding sequence ATGCTCACCCAGATCAAACAAGACGCGCAGACGCGCATGACCAAGAGCATCGATGCTCTGCGCCATTCCTTGACCACCGTTCGCACCGGCCGCGCCTCGCCGGCGCTGCTGGACGGCATCAAGGTCAAGGCCTACGGCACCGACACACCCCTGAATCAGGTCGCCAGCATCAGCGTGTCCGAAGGCCGCTCACTGGTCATCAGCCTGTTCGACAAGGGCATGATCAAGGACGTGGAAAAAGCCATCTACGCCTCGGATCTGGGCCTGACCCCGACCGTGGTCGGCACCGTGATCCGTCTGAACCTGCCGCCGCTGACCGAGGAGCGCCGCAAGGAGCTCAGCAAGTCGGTGCATGGCGAAGGCGAAGACAGCAAGGTGGCCATCCGCAACATCCGTCGCGATGCCAACCAGCAGGTCAAGGATCTGCTCAAGGACAAGGCCGTCACCGAAGACGAAGCCCGCGGTGCCGAAGACGACATCCAGAAGCTCACCGACAAGGCCATCAAGGATGTGGATGAGGTCGTCAAGGCCAAGGAACAGGAATTGATGACGGTCTGA
- the pyrH gene encoding UMP kinase yields the protein MSELSYRRILLKLSGEALMGDGDYGIDPKVINRLAHEVIEAQQAGAQVALVIGGGNIFRGAGLAASGMDRVTGDHMGMLATVINALAMQDALEKLGAKVRVMSAIKINDVCEDFIRRRAIRHLEKGRIAIFAAGTGNPFFTTDSGAALRAIEIGADLLLKATKVDGVYDKDPKKHTDAVRYDSLTYDQVIMQDLEVMDTAAFALARDSDLPLRIFGMSEPGVLLRILHGEQIGTLVQGRS from the coding sequence ATGTCCGAACTTTCCTATCGCCGCATTCTTCTCAAACTTTCCGGGGAGGCGCTGATGGGAGACGGGGATTACGGCATCGACCCGAAGGTGATCAATCGCCTGGCGCATGAAGTGATCGAGGCCCAGCAGGCCGGCGCGCAGGTAGCGCTGGTGATCGGCGGCGGCAACATCTTCCGCGGCGCCGGCCTGGCTGCAAGCGGCATGGACCGCGTCACCGGCGACCACATGGGCATGTTGGCCACCGTGATCAATGCGCTGGCGATGCAGGACGCACTGGAAAAACTCGGCGCCAAGGTGCGCGTGATGAGCGCGATCAAGATCAACGACGTCTGCGAAGACTTCATCCGCCGTCGTGCGATCCGCCATCTGGAAAAAGGCCGCATTGCGATCTTCGCCGCCGGCACCGGCAACCCGTTCTTCACCACCGACTCGGGCGCAGCGCTGCGCGCGATCGAGATCGGTGCCGACTTGTTGCTCAAGGCAACCAAGGTCGATGGCGTGTACGACAAGGACCCGAAGAAGCACACCGACGCGGTGCGCTACGACAGTCTGACCTACGATCAGGTCATCATGCAGGACCTGGAAGTGATGGACACCGCCGCCTTCGCACTGGCGCGCGACAGCGACCTGCCGTTGCGCATCTTCGGCATGAGCGAGCCGGGTGTGCTGCTGCGCATCCTGCACGGCGAACAGATCGGCACGTTAGTGCAGGGCCGTAGCTGA